From a single Nicotiana tabacum cultivar K326 chromosome 8, ASM71507v2, whole genome shotgun sequence genomic region:
- the LOC107805241 gene encoding NAC domain-containing protein 2, translated as MTAAELQLPPGFRFHPTDEELVTHYLCRKCASQPIAVPIIAEIDLYKYDPWDLPHLALYGEKEWYFFSPRDRKYPNGSRPNRAAGTGYWKATGADKPIGHPKPMGIKKALVFYAGKAPKGEKTNWIMHEYRLADVDRSARKNNNSLRLDDWVLCRIYNKKGSIEKNQLSNRKMNTSYMDMVESPEDRKPEILLPPPPPQQQQQVHNDFFYLDPSDSVPKIHSDSSCSEHVLSPEFTCEREVQSEPKLTDWEKATLDLPFNYMDATTGATTVDNSLLGSQFQSSYQMSPLQDMFMHLHKPF; from the exons atgacaGCAGCAGAGTTGCAATTACCTCCAGGTTTCAGATTTCACCCAACTGATGAAGAGCTTGTGACGCACTATCTATGCCGAAAATGCGCCTCCCAGCCAATTGCCGTACCAATTATTGCTGAAATTGACCTCTACAAGTATGACCCTTGGGATCTTCCTC ATTTGGCATTGTATGGGGAGAAAGAATGGTACTTCTTTTCACCTCGAGACCGAAAGTATCCGAACGGTTCACGCCCAAATCGAGCTGCTGGAACTGGTTATTGGAAAGCGACTGGTGCCGATAAGCCGATTGGACATCCGAAGCCAATGGGAATTAAGAAAGCATTGGTGTTTTACGCCGGCAAGGCTCCCAAAGGAGAGAAGACTAATTGGATCATGCACGAATATAGACTTGCTGATGTTGATCGATCTGCTCGTAAGAATAACAATAGCTTAAGG CTGGATGATTGGGTTTTATGCCGAATATACAACAAAAAGGGCTCGATTGAAAAGAATCAACTCAGTAACCGGAAAATGAACACAAGCTATATGGATATGGTAGAATCTCCAGAGGATCGGAAGCCGGAGATTCTTctgccgccgccgccgccgcagcagcagcagcaagtGCACAACGATTTCTTCTACCTGGACCCATCGGATTCAGTTCCGAAGATCCACTCCGATTCGAGCTGCTCGGAGCACGTGCTTTCGCCGGAGTTCACGTGCGAGAGGGAAGTGCAGAGCGAACCGAAGCTGACCGACTGGGAGAAAGCTACCCTTGATCTTCCGTTTAATTACATGGATGCCACTACCGGCGCCACAACAGTGGATAATAGCTTGTTAGGTTCACAGTTCCAGAGCAGTTATCAGATGTCGCCGCTGCAGGATATGTTCATGCACCTGCACAAACCTTTTTAA